The genomic region atgcagaactctaggacaagtagcgatttaaaggatttacctctatttcccctattgggccccgcccctcctgcccccggggggtcagagccaaaatttatacaaggtctgttccccctcccccaaggatgcttgtggccaaatttggttacaatccatgcagaactctatgactagtagagatttaaaggaaatgttgacagacggacggacgacggaggGACGACGgatgccgcgccatgacataagctcaccggcccttctggccaggtgagctaaaaaccagACTTACCCTATTCAGTTTACCAGGGTCAGTACCAAGGCTGAGACTTGACATATTATCTGTGACCAACTTTACAAAATCCTGATCCTCTGGATCTTCTTAAACATACAGTGACAAATCAACAAAtgttttcttatttcagaaATGACAATATGTGGTAAAGCAAATCAGAATACagaataaaaaattattttgtagaCCTTAAATGAGATTGATCATTTCAAAGCCATCAGTGAGAAATAGTGGAAGATAGGGCTTTCATAAAACTTACACACACCCATACATTTTTTGAGAAAATTAAGGTGGAAAACAATTACTATTATTGAAGTTCAAAACATAACATATTCTTTTTTATGataatgtttaatttgaaataaatatacatcataGTGAACTGTTTTGTCACATATAGCCTAGCTAAATTTTCttgtcaaatgaaaataatcttTCAGACACCTACCCGGTAATTAGAAAGCGGAAGGTATTGTAGAACTAATACAAAGTTGAAAGCATTATATCATTACAAACCATCTTCCTCATCCTCTTCATTCCTCTCAAACACCTGTTTGATCATGATGAGATCAGACTTGATGTCTGCGAGTGTATCCTCAGGCATGGACGTCAGTAATGTTTGAACCTTCTTCTCACATTGATTGGCTAGGATTTCCAATGCCTCCAAGTGGGCCAGCCCTAGAAGGGGAAACACATAACATACAGCCCTAATCACATAATCTGCGTGATATCGTGTAACTTTACCAAGTAATACTTTTGCAAGTCACATGTTATATGACCTGTAGAAATTTTCATTGGATTAATTTCATTGTGATGGCATGACTTGCTGTCAGTAAACAAGAAGGACATcttaacaaaatggccgcttCCACTGATTTTTTGCAGCACAGTTTGATGttgaattatttgaaatgtaggttgttgtacGTAGTTGTtggataaaaagtatcttaaattcaTCCCGAAGTTCTTATATTTGCtcatttcaaaagatttttttctttaaatctcATATATATCACTCATTTAGAATCCAGAATCCTGAATGAGTGATATCTAGATGATCGTCCCCTATATATCACTGGGTATCTCAAGATATGTGCTCTTCTTAGAGGAGAAGtcatttcagaaaatattcCAGCTTATAAATGAAAGAGCTTCCAGAAGTAGAAAAGTAACAAATTTGAAAGTTATATTCTAAAATTTGACGCAGGCAAATGAAGTTAGCTAAGGCTCAATTACCGGTAAAGGGAATTTACAAATATTACTTCATAGAGTATAGACACTTACCTTGATATTCATCAAACATAAATCCAAAGTGGGCCTTCTGTGCCTCTTCCGATTCTTTATCCTTTTCCATTTGCTTGGCTGAATCTTCCTTTGCATCTCGGAGAATTTGGGACAGATTAGGCTTATCTCCCCTGTGAAACAACACTTCCTTTGTCTTTCGAAGTCCAGGATCATGATCTTTGATGACATCAAATGTCTTTTTACCGATGGTTTCCAGGACATCCAAACTTCCTGTTACCAAAGCATTACTCtataaaataatacagtttatttTAAGTACACGTACATCACCTTATAATTTCTTCATGAAACAACATTTTTAACTTTCTTTTCAATTGCCTGTGGAAGTGGAACTAATTTTTCCTTTCATTCTTcatgatttcaaaatatatttactttttgaaggaaacaattttatttgcagatattgttttcatatcaTAATTCAGGGAAATCTTATTTAGTACATATCTATGAGATTTTTTGTTTCCAGTCCGTTAATATCACACTAAATTTCTATCAATTCAATAAGTCTGCATATTTTACAATAAGATACAGATTTCATTAGAAAAAGGTGTATTTCTAGTCTATGATGATCTACTTACTGTGTTATGTACCATGCTGGTGGTATTCTGTACGACCGAGGTCAAGCTGGACACACCCCAGGATGAAAACCAATTACCCTGGTCTCCTCCATCAGGGTTCGCCactttttcttctttctttttattctcttgcttttctttttttccctcTTGTTCAATTTCTTCTGGATCTGTAAAAAAAGTACACCCTGGTATGCAAAATTAAGCACTGAATTACAGTATTGCTTTCAGTTTGCAGTTGTAGGCTAATGAATGCCAGCTGCAGTGcaaatgtaaatttaatttaaagttcATGTAGTCTGATGTAAATTCTtatcaatttcaggtgaaaattCAGGTCAACTTTACCTAAAAAGAGGAAAAGAGTCAATTCAGGTCAAACTCTATTCAGGTCAAATTAACAGATATTATTATATTGACTTATTTTTGAGGCAACTAACTCTTACTATTATAGTCTATCTTACTTTCTCTGTCCATTGCAGTGTTTTCTGGTGCCTCAGATCCATCCTTTGATTTCCTCTTCATTTCAGCCAGCTCCTCTGGGGTAGGTGCCCCCATACTGGTCTCTACTGCATCCATCAACGTATTAAACTTATCTCCTGTAACAGCACCACAATATCATCTTATTATACACAGCACAATAgaaaatttatatcatttttatactAGTCTGgtttcaataaaatgtaatagttgtatatatcaaACCAGTGGTGGTAGTTGAATTTATATATTCACATGGACCCAACAGCCCATCTACTACCTGGTGATCTTAAAGTCTGCTACAGGCCCAAAAGATATCCCAAGGCTTCTTGATGGTGTCTTCgtgttaaagttgtatggtctatcactttcgctctttttgtcgtaatgaaaactgtttaagtgttatacatatttttcgccgtctgtctgagtttaaaactttctaattttatcactttttataaagttacagcactggaagtatttttaattataaatgtaaaaaatcttttcatCGTGTACACGTGGAAAATAGgttcgaaagatgccgaatcattctgaactcttccgaacgtcgtcgcgacaatctcgaagtaacatgAGAGTTgtaaaaccaagagaaaatgtcaacaatttttcataaacaaaatatgtggtcgacctcagcaaactggatttacaaagaaattaattcccgctcattacaatatttgatacacacaatattgaattacgtcAATGCGTgtattggatgtttcaaatactcgttctatggacatataccagcacgatttgctcatttTAGCCAGAAGGagaacgtaaacaaacacatgtgcgcttacgctagttaccttgatcaccacgtgcaggacgtgtagACGTcggtcacgtgatacgattcgcaattccgacaaaacccgaaggtactgaacatgacggtgattgaaggcgttttattcaaaaccaggaatatatgatccctagatttcggctctcttacaggctgacatatggttttggggagcttaatcattaagttacatgtccatgttcaaatatcaaatattaaagcCACATATCGTTACaatgaaaattaccagaaatacaactttaaagaaaAGTTCCCAATGAAATTAATCACACCCGACCTTGTGACATTTGATGAATGATGCTGTCATTCATTAATTAAATTTGGTGAACCCTTTGTCACAGTATAAGCTCACTTGCCTTTAAGATAGATAAGCTAATAAGTAAGTAACAAAATGCTTACTTCAATGACCAAGAATAAGTATGAGTTTCCAAAAACCAAAGAAACAATTTGTGTAGCAAATTCACACTAGATAAAACTATACACTTAAGTTGAAAAGATGATTTAAGGCTATAAAAATAAGTATGTTGAAAACTGGGCGAGCGGATGAGTACATTTCCGCAGCCCTGCAAGGATATTCAGTATGATATTTTTCCTGTTTCATGGACAGTATTATAATTAATACCCTTGGATAGTGAAGTTGCATACTCTCATTCTTCTGCTTTACTTACCTACTTGACCTGCTAGAGACTGGAACCAGCCACCTTTAGCCTGATCCCCTTcaggattatctcccttcttTGTCTCCTCCTTATTTTCAGACTTTTTATTTCCCTCCTCATCTTCCTCTAAGCCTACAAATTGCAGTAAATATCAAAAATTGCTTTTCTATAATTTCAAtatgattacattttgtatttcaaaataatgataaaatgatgCCCTATTAAGACAACTCCTCTTCCAATTCATGTGGTAACTCTTACTTTCTCTATCCATTGTAGTGTTTTCTGGAGCCAGTGTTTCGTCCCTTGATTTCCTCTTCATTTCCTCCAGCTCCTCTGGGGTAGGTGCCCCCATACTGGTCTCTACTGCATCAACCAGTGTGTTGAACCCGTCTCCTTTAATAGGCATAAATACTCTTTTTTAAAATGTGATTCGTGCAATTAATTGGAAAAAGTGTTAGCAAGTTCGGgatcaaaacaaatataaaaagtgTATCTATGTACCCAATCTAATTGAAATACAAAACCTTTTATCACTCTGTTTTAAAAAgcatctgacaacatcccattaggggtttTTATCTTAATAACAAACAGTACAATATCTTATATAAACAACTTATAGCATAAACTTTCCAGTACCGATGTAGCAGTCTTGTTTCCCCTTCTGAAAGTTTTACCAGGGAAAGAATTGGCTAGTTATTCTTATATATTACCCCCTCTCGATTAATTCTAGGAGGCGGGGAATTACTGGCTAGCTGATTTTCCCCTGCCTCttaattatttttagttttaggggggaaactattggctagctgattcttccccccccccccccttttattatttttttacagagGAAACTATTGGTTAGCTTATTCTTTCTCCCTCTTGGTTATTTTTAGTTTAAGAGGCCCAGGGGAAACTATCGGCTaactgattctttccccctctTCGTTATTTTTACAGGGAAAACTATTGGCTAGTCAATTCTTTCCCTCTCTTGATTTTTCGTTTTAGGTGAGAAACTATTGGCTAACTGATTCTTTCCCAACTCTCAGTCTCAATTATATCCACTATCCAGGGGAACTATTGGCTAACTGATTCTTTCCCAACTCTCagtatacagttaaagtatggggttgagggatatagcaagtttctggtttcctGAGACTTGTCTTTTTCCCGAGGCGGAGCCGAGGGAAATAGGCAAGTTCGAGGGAAACCGGAAACTTGATATATCACTcaatcccatactttaactgttttaatataccgatacatacaaaagctatgattagactaaaaatatatttctctcaCACGCTATATTCCTGTCACGTACGGCAATGGTCATTATAGATTGAGAAAATGTTCCATTGTAATCGATCTACGTAATCTTAtcttcaaacatacaaattattccgagatgataattgtgattccatgtccgttttgttttgcttcaaatcaaactgcaggttaaaatttgattcctcaatgatttctcaatatttaaacatttataccACTAGgcataccgtattcaacccaataagtaccCATGTCcttataagtgcccctccccctttttgaggcctcaattttaattgcccaggcataaataaagtccaaaactacataaaacggtataaatttgcaataattgtgacttattagcaccttttcattttcatcaattttttaagcgccctgggcgaaTACAGTAATActaaatttatatacaagtattGTTAAAATTCTGAGACATTAACCACTTACAggtagcctaaatatatacataaaaactgtacgtacatgtacatataaaaggtATTGTCCTCTGACCCCATTGCATTTTTCACAAGCCTCTCacttacaagataaacatgacAATTTCGGTAACAGTTTCTGATCGATACTAACGACGTCTGATTACATCAACAgagatggcgtgatcggaaactagCTCTGCCCAAATGTATCGTCACCTAGCAACTGATGGCGAGATCGGAAACAAGTCCCGCCCACCTCGAAACTGATTGGTTAAACGGAAATAGCCGAGTCCGGGTGTGATAGTTCGAAGACTAACACACAGCTTAGCGAGTGTTTTGGAAAAAAGTAGGGAGCTAGTCAATTTAACcaagtaacttttatatagcgtaaataaagtagaggtaTATTAATCTCAATTATATCCAGgagaaactattggctagctgattctttcccccctgtctatttattttaGGGGGCAAACCATTGGCGTACTGATTCTTTCTTCCTTCTCCTTCTCAGCAATCTGATCCTTTCCTCGAAAAACTTTTGGCAGGGGGGGGAGGAGAGAATTGGCTGTTACACTGATAAAAAATAGGATatcaacataataaatacatgaCATCTGATAAAGTGTTCTGTACACAAttattaatgtatatgtattggaCTATGTATACTATGTACTAACCAACTTGGGCTGGTGAAGGTGGACACTGAATGTGAAGCCACAGTCATCAGGGATGATCCCCAGTTACCCCAGGAACTCCATCCACTGGACGACTGTAAACAACCAAGTCAAGTAATTATGACTCATGATTTTCCTTTGAGACTCAACAAAATTTTGAGAACCCTCTATATTTCTTTGTACTAAGAatcatcaaaattttaacatttgtgTTCTGGACCTGGCTTAAAAAATTCTACCTAAGTCACTGCTTATGTGAAAtatcagtacatgtatatctctttaaaacatgtattgagttaggaaaaacaaaattttatgtttttgcACAAAAGATGGTCAGTCAAACACTTAAGATCTTGGTGTGGAATATTCAAAACTTAATTACCCATTTTATGCTGCAAAATTTGAATTCATGCTTATGTTATTGATTTATAATCCCagaatattcaatatatataattatatacacacTTGTTTTTTCTCTTCAGCCTTTGTTTGTGTACTTGATTCCTCTGACTGTTTGGAAGGAATATTATCTATTTTCTGTTTCGTATCTGTTGTGTCTTTAGCAGTTTCTGTGTTTATTTGTTGGGAAGTTGTTTCCCCCACTGGAACAGTTTCTTCCGTTGGTTTGGGGATACTTGTCTCCCCTGACTCACTTGTCTGTGCCAATGTTTCAACATTTGACTCAGTAGTTAAGTCTTCAGGTTTATCACTTTTAACATCTTCTGCTTTATCACTTGGACTCATTGTTGATGAGGAATCTCCTGATTGCttcttttttccttttgtgGGTAAACTAGAACCTTTAGCTGTTGACTTTGAAGTTTGAGATTTatctgttgttttctttttgtctgTGGATTTTGTTGATGCTGTTAACGTTGTTTGCTTTCCAGCATCAGGTTTACTTTTATTCAcatttgtcttttgttttgttttctgtgatTCTTTACCAGTTGCACCTTTCTTGCTGTCTGTTCCTTCCTTGGCACTTTTCTCTGTAGCTTTTTCGTCCTTTTTGGCAGCTTTTGATGTTGAATGTGAACTTTTTTCTTTTCCAGTTGACTTTGTGTTTTCTGACAAACCATCTCCTTCATCCGCACTAGCAAACTCATCCTCAGAGTCAGACATATTGTCTGAAAAAAAGTGTCAAAGTAACATTAGTGTCAAAAATGTCTATATAATTGTAGAAGAACATGGAAAATACACATTTCtatcgagtgccccgaccagtaATCgaaccgactgagccaaagaagcatgctccgtcagctgaatgatagagaccgtatttaacgcTATTTACAAACCACatcgacccgctccttttacgtTGTACATAATCAATCATTTAAGAACGTTTGTAATAAAATCTTGCAGCAATTACATAAAGTGTAAGAGTTGGAAATGCTGTACTGCAATATATTTCAACTAcagtaaccccccccccccccatctgTAACAGATAATTTGCATACTACAACATTTGATCATGTTTGCATAATTTGATCTCAACGGTAAATTtaacaaatacaattatataatcTACACCAAATTCCATTTTATCAATTAACGcctaattatgacgtcataaaatttcattaagcaGATATCACTTGGTGAAAGTATAATGATGCCTGCATTACAGATAAGaacttaatttgataaaataataactGGGATTTGTTAACGTGTTGCTGgacaataataaaacagaacattttGCTTGCATCAGCTGATCTACCACAGATGTCATACAGTGTACGTTTACACAATTTTTAATCAATGCAAAATGTCTATGACATGTGGAACCGAAATTTAATTTGTTAGATCTTCAGTTAACATTAGGTACTAGGAAAAAGGTTGATTCTAGCGAGATCGTCCACATACCTTCTGTTTTCTTCCAGGCCACGTCAACTGCGCCAAAGAAATCGTATCATTTGACGTAACTTAACAGCTTGACCGACTAGCAGTTTTTGACGTGCGGTAAAACATGGAAATGACGCAGACTTTCTATTGAAATATTGTACTCAAACAGGTAAACTAGTTCCCTTAGgctaacatattttatttctaaatataggtATACAATCGTATATCATAACTTCAAAACACgcattaaaatttaaattattgaaTACAATAAATACAGCATTGCTCTAATAACCGCATAGATACAGAAAATTACCAAAATAATTGTAGTTCATTTACAGAAATTTGTCTTCCTCgcaatataacaaaaacaagatggccggcGTTTACGAggtttgttgttatttcattgaaaaaatacCTCATTTGATACCACATGGTTCTATTTGTGTTGTAAGCAGTTCATTTTAAGTAACAATGGGATGTGTTATTCAAAATAGATTTTGAAATTCTTCATTTTAGTGAGAGATACGACTGCACATGCATAGATTTGACCCCCTCCAAAATTATCCATTTTATTG from Argopecten irradians isolate NY unplaced genomic scaffold, Ai_NY scaffold_0148, whole genome shotgun sequence harbors:
- the LOC138311893 gene encoding protein FAM114A2-like → MSDSEDEFASADEGDGLSENTKSTGKEKSSHSTSKAAKKDEKATEKSAKEGTDSKKGATGKESQKTKQKTNVNKSKPDAGKQTTLTASTKSTDKKKTTDKSQTSKSTAKGSSLPTKGKKKQSGDSSSTMSPSDKAEDVKSDKPEDLTTESNVETLAQTSESGETSIPKPTEETVPVGETTSQQINTETAKDTTDTKQKIDNIPSKQSEESSTQTKAEEKKQSSSGWSSWGNWGSSLMTVASHSVSTFTSPSWLVHNGFNTLVDAVETSMGAPTPEELEEMKRKSRDETLAPENTTMDRESLEEDEEGNKKSENKEETKKGDNPEGDQAKGGWFQSLAGQVGDKFNTLMDAVETSMGAPTPEELAEMKRKSKDGSEAPENTAMDRENPEEIEQEGKKEKQENKKKEEKVANPDGGDQGNWFSSWGVSSLTSVVQNTTSMVHNTSNALVTGSLDVLETIGKKTFDVIKDHDPGLRKTKEVLFHRGDKPNLSQILRDAKEDSAKQMEKDKESEEAQKAHFGFMFDEYQGLAHLEALEILANQCEKKVQTLLTSMPEDTLADIKSDLIMIKQVFERNEEDEEDEDPEDQDFVKLVTDNMSSLSLGTDPGKLNRTQEKIRQSITQFSTKEEDEDEPVEPKAVHRIAIQSLAELTSKSVEQFHKAGELILLNQPTDKQCLERATSLSNLTNVLCTEVGILSVKFTSVLNTLAEGKEDSSDINTLVTNVYLEAGNSSTYIQDAFQLLLPCLQEVTIQAALEQKS